Proteins encoded within one genomic window of Humulus lupulus chromosome 1, drHumLupu1.1, whole genome shotgun sequence:
- the LOC133800088 gene encoding alternative NAD(P)H-ubiquinone oxidoreductase C1, chloroplastic/mitochondrial: MALTASAAALSPVNFNGGGVKQGSRLFPRFWTRKGTNLTFFTKSLNKRVGLVASAATGDNGGVTARISEAETAPRLYSWPDNKRPKICILGGGFGGLYTALRLESLVWPDEKKPQVLLVDQSEHFVFKPMLYELLSGEVDEWEIAPRFTDLLASTSVLFFQDRVKSLHPSDQLGMNGPTRSSCGGTVHLESGLLIEYDWLVLSLGAETKLDVVPGAAEFALPFSTLEDARRVDHRLKTLERRNFGKNSLINVAVVGCGYAGVELAATISERLQDRGIVKAINVEATICPQASPGNKEAALKVLLTRNVQLLLGYFVRSVSRVEDVESSAKPDGGEVVQCDPEKYLLELNPAERGLKRQSLEADLVLWTVGSKPLLPRLEPCERPHEIPLNARGQAETDETLRVKGHPRIFALGDSSALRDSNGRILPATAQVAFQQADFTGWNLWAAINDRPLLPFRFQNLGEMMTLGRNDAALSPSFIEGLTLEGPIGHAARKIAYLIRLPTDEHRLKVGISWLTKSAIESITSVQGTLSKVLSSS, from the exons ATGGCGTTAACTGCTTCAGCAGCAGCGCTTTCACCTGTCAATTTCAACG GTGGCGGGGTTAAGCAAGGGAGCAGATTGTTTCCCCGTTTTTGGACCAGAAAGGGGACCAATCTGACGTTTTTCACGAAGTCTCTAAACAAAAGAGTGGGTTTAGTTGCTTCGGCTGCCACTGGGGATAATGGAGGTGTTACTGCACGCATATCTGAAGCTGAAACTGCACCTCGGTTGTACTCTTGGCCAGATAACAAG AGACCAAAGATATGTATACTAGGTGGTGGATTTGGAGGTCTATATACTGCTTTAAGGCTTGAATCACTTGTGTGGCCGGATGAAAAAAAACCTCAA GTACTTCTAGTCGATCAGTCTGAACATTTCGTTTTTAAGCCAATGTTGTACGAGCTTCTATCTGGAG AAGTAGATGAATGGGAAATAGCTCCACGTTTCACGGATCTGCTGGCAAGTACCAGTGTCTTGTTTTTCCAAGACAGGGTCAAATCTTTGCATCCATCTGATCAGTTAGGAATGAATGGACCTACAAGGTCTAGTTGTGGAGGGACAGTGCATCTTGAAAGCGGTCTTCTTATTGAATATGATTG GCTGGTTCTTTCGTTGGGAGCTGAAACTAAACTAGATGTTGTGCCAGGAGCAGCAGAGTTTGCATTGCCATTCTCCACTCTTGAGGATGCACGT AGGGTTGACCATAGGTTAAAAACACTGGAGAGGAGAAATTTTGGTAAGAACTCTCTGATTAATGTGGCTGTTGTTGGCTGTGGTTATGCTGGAGTTGAGTTAGCAGCCACAATATCTGAGAGACTACAAGATAGAGGAATAGTAAAGGCAATCAATGTGGAGGCAACAATTTGCCCACAAGCATCCCCAGGTAACAAGGAAGCTGCATTAAAG GTTCTCTTAACCAGGAATGTTCAACTTCTATTGGGTTATTTTGTTCGCTCCGTAAGCAGAGTGGAGGACGTTGAATCTTCAGCTAAGCCAGATGGGGGTGAAGTTGTACAGTGTGATCCAGAGAAATACTTATTGGAACTTAATCCTGCTGAGAGGGGATTAAAACGGCAAAGTTTGGAGGCAGATCTAGTACTATGGACTGTTGGCTCTAAACCTCTTCTTCCTCGGCTGGAACCTTGTGAAAGGCCCCATGAGATTCCTCTAAATGCCAGGGGTCAAGCCGAGACAGATGAAACTCTTCGTGTTAAGGGCCATCCACGCATATTTGCACTCGGTGATTCTTCTGCTTTAAGGGATTCCAATGGAAGGATTCTTCCCGCCACTGCTCAG GTTGCTTTTCAGCAAGCTGATTTTACTGGTTGGAATCTGTGGGCTGCAATCAATGACCGTCCTCTTTTGCCGTTTAG GTTTCAGAATTTAGGTGAAATGATGACTCTAGGGAGAAACGACGCTGCACTTTCTCCAAGTTTCATTGAGGGGCTAACTTTAGAGGGTCCTATtggacatgctg CAAGGAAAATAGCATACTTGATTAGATTGCCCACCGATGAGCATAGGCTTAAAGTGGGGATTAGCTGGCTAACAAAATCTGCTATAGAATCAATTACATCTGTGCAAGGCACTCTATCTAAGGTTCTCTCGAGCTCATAG